A region of the Salvia splendens isolate huo1 chromosome 11, SspV2, whole genome shotgun sequence genome:
TAAAACTACTATAAATCGTGATTGattgcaaaatcaaaataaattagtatATCTGCAATTTACTTGAAGATTTTAAATATGATATGCAGAATTGGAATTTAATGAACATGTAGTTATTTACTTTCTAATTGTCGTTTTTTAAACAACACCAATAATGACACTCATCTATCAACATGACGACTTATTAATTCCCCAATTTTTACCAGATCACCCGGGCTATCGATCCACATACCCCTCTATTCATTAACGAGTACAACACGCTCGAGTACCCCAAGGACATTAAGGTCATCCCGGCAAGAATCGTACACAAGATCCGCGAGATCAAGTCATTCCCCGGGAATGAGGACATGGCCCTGCACATTGGAATGCAGGGCCATTTTTCCTTCCTAAGGGCCAACATATCCTACATACGTGCGGCCTTCGATGTCATGGGCGCTTCAGGGAGCCCCATATGGCTCACGGAGCTCGACTTCTACAAGGGCCCCACGCAGCACGAGGACCTCGAGAACGTCCTGAGGGAGTCGTTCTCACATCCAGCTGTGGAGGGGATCATCATATTCGGAGGGTGGAAGAAGAGCGGATGCAGGGACGAATGCATTAACGCAAAAGATTACCACCACATGCCAATCGGGTGCGGGCAGATGTGCCTCATAGACAATAACTTCAAGATCACGCCGACCGGAGAGCTCGTGGATCGGCTGATCTTGAAAGAGTGGAGGAGCAACGTCGTGGCGGTCACGGACAAGGACGGAGTTTTCTCCAGCAGACTGTTTCACGGGGATTATAATCTCACCTACTCTCATCCATTGATGCGAAGCTTATTTCCTATTCTTTACCCCGGATttcatgttaattataactcaccaagtcgtgctttgagtgtagtttcgggtgttagaagctggaagttcgtcggaaatgcatagctgagattccagagagttcgcccggtcgggcgttttgatgttgctaaacgcccgatcgggcgtttccattttgtgcatgcggagtccagaaagttcgcccggtcgggcgttctgatttcaactagacgcccggtcgggcgtctCCCGCGAAGCCATGCAGAAGcatatcgcccggtcgggcgattggTCTTTctaagttcgcccggtcgggcgttacgcatgaggattccagaaagttcgcccggtcgggcgattattgACGACacaaaatgcccggtcgggcgtttccccaCGATACCTCCAGaagcctttcgcccggtcgggcgattatcccttctaatttcgcccggtcgggcgtttggtgGTTCAACTGCATTTCAGCAGTTTTCTCGGCAGTTTTGCTGGgggaaataaaaatagaaaggaATTTACAGAGAAGGAAGGAGGACAGAAcggagaagaaggaagaagagaagagaaggagGAAAATCTACCCGACACTCCGACGATCCGACTCCGCCATCCAATTCTACTCCGAAAGAGCATGCCTTCTACGGTTTTAATCATTGAATTTATCATGTATCAAGGCTAGGCTcatttgttgctccaagttgtgaaTTAGACTCGTTAGAATGCTTCTACACTTTTGAACTCATGTTTGATATCATTGATTGTGTTTAATGCGTAATTCTATTACTTTAGAGGCATCTTTTGTGATAGATATCTAATCCTTgtttattgtctctttaacatagacaTGGATGGATTAATCAATTGTTTGCTATCAaattagaactgttcaggggataaattgatagtggattaggtaagtgattatagtagacgacgttcgttcccgcgcatctgcaggaattaaatgtcgttgaaaattggttcatggaacaagtgttcagctgactgtgaactatacgtcgtagacatgttcagtgcacgcgattaggttgataagtTAATCCCAAATTTGTGTGTGATAAATGTGTAGAATGATTCGAGTCTaaggagcaacttggagtgacctgTTTTTCTCGTGTTTAAAATCCTTGCGTAGTTAGTTTGTTAACTTAGTGTCATTAAtcatcaaaaccaaaaatcgAACCTTTTTATGCTTTGTTTAGTGTTAAGTTTTAATAATCAttcccttccctgtggatcgacacctaaaatactacacacgaagctgtattcttgcagttagtgataatatttgggtaattaaattgaacttgcGTGCGAAATTGATCTGTTTTACAAACCAGTATTAtccacatcaagttttggcgccgttgccggggaaggcaaTCGATTATTTAGCTTatagtttttgtttgtttttattttgtttgattttactttttgagttttataggtacattgttcgtgttctacggtgtgatagccatctaccacgtccggacttgaagacgaaggagtgtattattttaggtaatatttagctaactcttagtttagttttaggtAGTTTTGTTTGCACTCTAGCACacactttttatagtacttaccccgaagttgtcgagaggtctcgctttcggtaattaggaaatattttgtgcttgtgcttggtgtattttctgttgtgtagataaaataaaaaaaaaaaaaagaaagtcgTGAATGCACACGAGATCTCAGGGTACACCGCCTTTCGGAttactctgttatcaaagaaggaAAGGGTCAGGAAGTTCAGCCGGGTTTGAAATTCAACAGGATTCGCCGAGTCCAATCAGAGATAACCCATTGTTTGAGAATAGTGACAGTGATCTGGAAGCTGAGTCGATGGCCGACAATAATAACAACAACGCTGTCCCACCACCCGTTGTGAGGTTTGGCGACACTCTTAGATCGGGAATTGAGTACCCCGGAGAGTTTGCTTATgcgaacaacaacatcaacattccacctcactacattagtttggtgaatggggggaatcttttccatggacgggatgatgaagacccgatgagccacctcaatgccttctacgagttgacgaactctcACAGACCCCCGAATGTGGAACACAATCTAATCAAGAGGGTCTTATTCCCATTCTCTCTGAGGGAGAAAGCAAGAGCTTGGTATGACTCTATCCCGGGCTACAACATAGCAACGTTCCAAGAGTTGAAGACGTTGTTCCTCTTGGAATACAATTCTCctatgaagattgagaagttgagagaggagatcaccTCTTTCCGACAAAAGTATGACGAGTCCTTCGCGGAAGCATGGAAGAGATTCACGGAATTGATAAGGAAATGCCCAAGTCACGGactagctccggggcatgaccttttgaaattctacaaGGGACTCAACAATGAAGGCACAGGACTAGTTACTGCAGGCTCTAATGGAAACCTGGATGACTTAACGCATGAGGAGGTGAGAGCCTTATTCCAAAGGTTGGCTAACAATCAACGGAACTGGCACAACCCAAGGAGAGCAGCGGAGAAAGGAGGAGACACATTCGGTGCTACAAAGGATGCAGAGAGAGTATCTGCAATTGAAGCTCAATTGGCAGATATAAGCACCCAGATGTCGTCGATGACAAAGGCAGTGAAATCGCTGCAACTGACTCCTCAACCCAAAGCAGTGGCAGTGATGAGATGTGGATTGTGTCAAGGAGGGCATCATACTGATCAATGTTCTAGTATTCAAGGACCACCAATCGAGGATGTGAACTACATTGGCAACAATGGCCAAGGGTTTAACCAAGGCAACCAATACAGCAATCAGCAGAATTGGAGGCCTCAGCAATCGAACTGGAATCAAAGTGGTCCTAGCAACAACTCGGGGAACCAATGGAGGACAAACACTCAACCCccgggttatgagaagaagccatcAGTCGAGGATCAATTGGGACAGATTCTCTCGTTTATGACTAAGAGTCAAAGGGAGAATGAGAATTTCAAAGAGAAGACGGTGGAAAAGTTTGGTCAGATGGAAGCTACATTGAGGAATCTCGAGACTCAAATTGGGCAGATCGCTACAGCATCTCACACAAGAATCCCTAATGCTATCCCGAGTGATACGGTGCCCAATCCTAAAGGTTTTGAACAGTGCAAGGCAGTTAAGTTAAGAAGTGGGAAGGATCTTGAGTCTCCAATCATGCTAGATGCACAAAATGGCTCGAACATCttgcacgcaggggcggacaaGTTGTTTGGCTCACAAacctcgcacgcaggggcggacgagggGATTGAGTGGGCTACTACCGAAGCTAGGGAATGtcaacaagaaaaagaagagtcAACCATGAGTGATATCCACAAGAAGAATCCACTAAGTCCGGCAATGGACCCGAAGTGTCCATTTAATTTTCCAGATTTTATCCCGCCACCACCTTTCCCAGTCGAGAATAAGAAGAAGggtaggaaaataattcaagagaAAGGACTCGATTGGATGATGAACATTATCAGGAAAGTTAATGTAGATGTGTCCCTGGTGGATTTGTTCCTACACTTTCCTAAATTCTCCAAGTTTTTTAAGGATCTTATTGCGAAAAAGGAGAAGATACAAGACGATGGTGTGGTGAGATTGAGCGCATTTTGCTCACAATTGGTGAAGGGGAAGATACCTGCGAAGAGACGAGACCCTGGGAGTTGTGTGATCCCATGTGAGATGGGAGATAAAAAGTTCCCAAAGTGCCTACTTGATCAAGGCTCGGGAATATCATTGATGGCTCTGAAGACGGCGAGGTCAATCGGTCTACAAGCGAGGATTGAGTCAATCGATATTGAGCTACAATTGGCGGATCACTCAATTGTGAAGCCACTAGGGATCATCAAGGATGTCTTGGTGAAGGTGGACAAGTTTGTACTCCCGGTCGACTTTATTGTCTTAGAGATGGAAGAGGACAAGGACATGCCTATCCTCTTTGGTAGGCCATTTTTAGCAACCGGTGATGTTGTGATAGAGACCAAGACAAATACGGTCATGTTTCGAGTAGATGGACAGaatgtggtgatcaagcaagagAAGGCGGGGAAGCGCCTATTGGAGCCTGGATAGAGGTAGACaaggatgaagaaggtcgagccaacgactataaacaaaggcgctgattgggaggcaacccaagtttttatctttcttttatcttttggtttcatatgttggaggttttgtttgctcaattctttcctccaacatttattttgaattgagtgttctttttgtagtttttgttttttttgtaggagcaattgggagttaggattggagcttaggaggaagcacacctgcaaaggatttttacacccaccctcccacccgaatgcactatggacgtcatgccaagtttgggggagtttcctttccctttactttatttgtcttctttgcatgcattgaggacaatgatgcattcaagtttgggggggttatGATTGATTTGTGATGTATGTTTTTTGGGTGTTTTGCGTGATAAAGATGTTTTGAATCTATGTagttgacgggtgcatgctttatcttcggctttctggttaggaaatcttacttgattttacttcatctttgaagcttaggatgaatggaatgggtgcatgaatctatttgaaaaagcatgttgtgattacatccgatttcttaagttgaggagagtatgaaaatcgcatgacttgtggaaattattttggattgatttgttttatcgagtgaagtgcttgcgttCGTTTGTGTTAACGATATGGGAGGacaaggcactaggatgaactccatggccaaatgatcacatgcctagtcctacacatgatcccctagaagccactttgagcttaatttcctattatttgtgtaaacacttagccaaacacttagccactgaaataagcctaattttagcctcatcgaAAGACCTTGCTACtgtttgggtgctaaatactaGTTTGAGCTTGGTGGTTGAATgttgagtgttgggtggtgtattgcaaaagtgtagacatttctagacttgatagaaggtgaaaagaatgaagttctaagagaaaaaaaaaaaaaaaacaagaaaaagaaaaagacgacctccaaattcacaaaagtcgaggtctttacaaaaaaaaaaaaaaaaaaaaaaaaaaataagttgatgaaataaagatagagcttctatgtttgtttgtgtaatctcgtctggaatagatctcaagtttgggggagtgtggGTTTGGTTGTAATTTTGTGTTGTTCGATCTTTGGAAGGatgttgtaggagggaagattttggcactcaaatgtgtagcctttgagctcactatccatacttatcctacctcgtccctagccccattacaaccttgaaataagaccttggaccttatcgttgatgcttgtggatgttgtgtaaagaacttggtagagttaaagagGTTCGATTTGAAATCTGTGAGTCTATGTGGTTAGTATTGCTTAATGAGTCAATGATGAtggtttgagttgtttgatcgCATGCTTGGACTTATTTTGAAGTGCACCTTAACTTGACGTTCTAGGgggatgagtgattgttcttgagagtgggaaatctcgattggaaatgttgggggtttagattttgtcactcacgtccctacatgattctttgtgatgaaaatttctCTGCGGGGTAGACTTGCGCTGAGTTTTTGTGCTAAAAAATGTACCTTGCTCGGGGCGAGCAAGagcttaagtttgggggtatttgatgcgaagcttatttcctattctttaccccggatttcatgttaattataactcaccaagtcgtgctttgagtgtagtttcgggtgttagaagctggaagttcgtcggaaatgcatagctgagattccagagagttcgcccggtcgggcgttttgatgttgctaaacgcccgatcgggcgtttccattttgtgcatgcggagtccagaaagttcgcccggtcgggcgttctgatttcaactagacgcccggtcgggcgtctCCCGCGAAGCCATGCAGAAGcatatcgcccggtcgggcgattggTCTTTctaagttcgcccggtcgggcgttacgcatgaggattccagaaagttcgcccggtcgggcgattattgACGACacaaaatgcccggtcgggcgtttccccaCGATACCTCCAGaagcctttcgcccggtcgggcgattatcccttctaatttcgcccggtcgggcgtttggtgGTTCAACTGCATTTCAGCAGTTTTCTCGGCAGTTTTGCTGGgggaaataaaaatagaaaggaATTTACAGAGAAGGAAGGAGGACAGAAcggagaagaaggaagaagagaagagaaggagGAAAATCTACCCGACACTCCGACGATCCGACTCCGCCATCCAATTCTACTCCGAAAGAGCATGCCTTCTACGGTTTTAATCATTGAATTTATCATGTATCAAGGCTAGGCTcatttgttgctccaagttgtgaaTTAGACTCGTTAGAATGCTTCTACACTTTTGAACTCATGTTTGATATCATTGATTGTGTTTAATGCGTAATTCTATTACTTTAGAGGCATCTTTTGTGATAGATATCTAATCCTTgtttattgtctctttaacatagacaTGGATGGATTAATCAATTGTTTGCTATCAaattagaactgttcaggggataaattgatagtggattaggtaagtgattatagtagacgacgttcgttcccgcgcatctgcaggaattaaatgtcgttgaaaattggttcatggaacaagtgttcagctgactgtgaactatacgtcgtagacatgttcagtgcacgcgattaggttgataagtTAATCCCAAATTTGTGTGTGATAA
Encoded here:
- the LOC121754855 gene encoding uncharacterized protein LOC121754855 yields the protein MKIEKLREEITSFRQKYDESFAEAWKRFTELIRKCPSHGLAPGHDLLKFYKGLNNEGTGLVTAGSNGNLDDLTHEEVRALFQRLANNQRNWHNPRRAAEKGGDTFGATKDAERVSAIEAQLADISTQMSSMTKAVKSLQLTPQPKAVAVMRCGLCQGGHHTDQCSSIQGPPIEDVNYIGNNGQGFNQGNQYSNQQNWRPQQSNWNQSGPSNNSGNQWRTNTQPPGYEKKPSVEDQLGQILSFMTKSQRENENFKEKTVEKFGQMEATLRNLETQIGQIATASHTRIPNAIPSDTVPNPKGFEQCKAVKLRSGKDLESPIMLDAQNGSNILHAGADKLFGSQTSHAGADEGIEWATTEARECQQEKEESTMSDIHKKNPLSPAMDPKCPFNFPDFIPPPPFPVENKKKGRKIIQEKGLDWMMNIIRKVNVDVSLVDLFLHFPKFSKFFKDLIAKKEKIQDDGVVRLSAFCSQLVKGKIPAKRRDPGSCVIPCEMGDKKFPKCLLDQGSGISLMALKTARSIGLQARIESIDIELQLADHSIVKPLGIIKDVLVKVDKFVLPVDFIVLEMEEDKDMPILFGRPFLATGDVVIETKTNTVMFRVDGQNVVIKQEKAGKRLLEPG
- the LOC121754853 gene encoding endo-1,4-beta-xylanase 4-like, whose protein sequence is MKWYYNEQIQGVENYETADAMVSFFEKNNIAVRGHCILWDSTNASNYWTLTLPPREVLYTTIRRIASVVSRYTGRVIAWDVVNENLHNSYYESVLGANASAMIYQITRAIDPHTPLFINEYNTLEYPKDIKVIPARIVHKIREIKSFPGNEDMALHIGMQGHFSFLRANISYIRAAFDVMGASGSPIWLTELDFYKGPTQHEDLENVLRESFSHPAVEGIIIFGGCAS